One Pyrococcus furiosus DSM 3638 genomic region harbors:
- a CDS encoding archaeosine biosynthesis radical SAM protein RaSEA has product MYWIGKDNVAGKPGSVLYIILPTIGCYRYRIGKPCYMCSYPAQSPKETTQEKILNYFREAIQKIKGEEGRFSVRIFTSGSFFDSAEVRRETRIKIFEELAKLENVYEIVVETRSELVKEEWVRELAKIVEGKRFEVALGLETANDHVADISINKGNTFEDFIKASEKIRNAGAYVKTYLLFKPIFLSEAEGIEDVKESIEKAEPYTDTFSINLTNIQKGTVYEIIWEKGEYRPPWLWSVVEVLKWAKRKFPEKRFLCDPVGAGSKRGPHNCGGAKDRKVEKAIREFSITQDVRVLENLEKECYKEWRYIVENNILDWQLSIARVSQYSEW; this is encoded by the coding sequence ATGTATTGGATTGGCAAAGACAACGTTGCAGGTAAACCTGGGAGTGTTTTGTACATAATCCTCCCAACCATAGGATGCTATAGGTATCGAATAGGAAAGCCATGTTACATGTGCTCTTACCCCGCCCAATCTCCAAAAGAGACTACACAAGAGAAAATTCTCAACTATTTTAGGGAGGCAATTCAGAAGATAAAAGGGGAAGAAGGAAGATTTAGCGTGAGAATATTTACCTCTGGCTCCTTTTTTGACTCGGCCGAGGTAAGGAGAGAGACAAGGATTAAGATCTTTGAAGAGTTAGCAAAGCTCGAGAACGTTTATGAAATCGTTGTTGAAACTAGAAGTGAACTTGTTAAAGAGGAATGGGTTAGAGAATTAGCTAAGATAGTAGAGGGAAAGAGGTTTGAGGTTGCCCTAGGCCTTGAAACGGCCAATGACCATGTTGCGGATATATCCATAAACAAAGGAAACACATTTGAAGACTTCATTAAGGCCAGTGAGAAAATTAGAAATGCTGGAGCTTACGTAAAAACTTACCTCCTGTTTAAGCCGATATTTCTCTCAGAAGCTGAGGGAATTGAAGACGTAAAGGAGAGCATAGAAAAAGCCGAACCTTACACTGATACTTTCTCAATAAACCTAACTAACATTCAAAAGGGAACCGTTTACGAAATTATTTGGGAAAAGGGGGAGTATAGGCCCCCCTGGCTTTGGAGCGTGGTTGAGGTCTTGAAATGGGCGAAGAGAAAGTTTCCCGAAAAGAGGTTTTTATGTGACCCAGTAGGTGCCGGTTCCAAGAGAGGGCCACACAACTGTGGTGGAGCAAAAGACAGAAAAGTTGAGAAGGCCATAAGAGAATTCTCCATTACCCAGGACGTTAGAGTTCTTGAAAACCTCGAAAAGGAGTGTTATAAAGAGTGGAGGTATATAGTGGAGAACAATATCCTTGACTGGCAACTCTCTATAGCGAGAGTTTCTCAGTACTCAGAGTGGTGA
- a CDS encoding tRNA(Phe) 7-((3-amino-3-carboxypropyl)-4-demethylwyosine(37)-N(4))-methyltransferase Taw3 gives MKAKREALLSLFQAIKENKVDEDIVELLLLINSIKGVYTTSSCSGRIGIIEEPSLGAKPLSRWLIKVHRPIKFEEAKKALKNAQKGLIFLKSQPPIFHVVTESLELARKIHEIGLSSGFKYTTYKVISRRYLVEINGTEYLTVPLGKDGKVFVTDEYLEFVIEIGNQMLMRGKSRLPRLREKFEELKEEVGEDPLFTTLSTEKLSL, from the coding sequence ATGAAAGCAAAAAGAGAGGCATTACTGAGTTTATTTCAAGCAATAAAAGAAAATAAAGTTGATGAGGACATAGTAGAATTACTTCTGCTTATAAATTCAATAAAAGGAGTTTATACAACCTCCTCTTGTTCTGGGAGGATAGGAATAATCGAGGAGCCTTCACTTGGAGCTAAGCCCCTCTCGAGATGGTTGATAAAGGTTCATAGGCCAATTAAATTTGAAGAGGCAAAGAAGGCCCTAAAAAATGCTCAAAAGGGGTTAATATTTCTGAAAAGCCAACCTCCAATTTTTCACGTGGTCACAGAAAGCTTAGAACTCGCAAGAAAAATACATGAAATTGGACTTTCATCTGGATTTAAGTACACCACATACAAGGTAATATCAAGAAGATATCTTGTGGAAATTAACGGCACTGAATACTTAACTGTCCCCCTGGGAAAGGATGGAAAAGTCTTTGTGACGGACGAATACTTAGAATTTGTCATTGAAATAGGAAATCAAATGCTGATGAGGGGTAAATCTAGGCTTCCTAGGTTGAGAGAGAAGTTTGAAGAGCTAAAAGAGGAAGTTGGTGAAGATCCTCTCTTCACCACTCTGAGTACTGAGAAACTCTCGCTATAG
- a CDS encoding IS6-like element ISPfu2 family transposase, whose translation MKAESILYSLISVLKPFRRNKIPPEKKIRAVELYLRGLSYRQVGKILKISHTTVWEAVQKLAEAVYQPTLLAVRKQRNFIAVDETVVKINGEKRFLWAALDVESREVLAVWITTTRNWWIARDFILVVLKSCKGQPVFLVDGGKWYKSAFKSLGLDFVHVTFGPRNCIERWFRTLKERTKRFWNNFRARDWRRVHRFVFLFAFWYNFVRFHSRFGCPPGDVTEWLQEVMPQLS comes from the coding sequence ATGAAGGCTGAGAGCATTCTATACTCACTGATTTCAGTCTTAAAACCTTTTCGCCGCAACAAAATCCCACCAGAAAAGAAAATCAGAGCAGTAGAACTATACCTGCGAGGCCTCAGCTACAGACAAGTCGGAAAAATCCTCAAAATCAGCCACACAACAGTCTGGGAGGCAGTTCAAAAACTAGCAGAAGCAGTTTACCAGCCAACACTCCTCGCAGTAAGAAAACAGAGGAATTTTATCGCAGTTGATGAGACTGTCGTAAAAATCAACGGGGAGAAGAGATTTCTCTGGGCTGCACTTGACGTTGAGAGCAGGGAAGTTCTCGCAGTCTGGATTACAACAACCAGAAACTGGTGGATTGCTAGAGACTTCATTCTGGTTGTTTTGAAATCCTGCAAAGGACAGCCTGTTTTTCTGGTTGATGGTGGGAAGTGGTACAAGTCTGCTTTTAAATCCCTTGGACTGGATTTTGTTCACGTAACCTTCGGGCCGAGGAACTGTATTGAACGCTGGTTCAGGACTTTAAAAGAAAGAACAAAGCGTTTCTGGAATAATTTCAGGGCTAGAGACTGGAGGAGGGTTCACAGGTTTGTTTTTCTGTTTGCGTTCTGGTATAATTTTGTTAGGTTTCATTCTCGGTTTGGTTGTCCGCCTGGTGATGTGACTGAGTGGCTTCAAGAGGTGATGCCCCAGTTATCCTGA
- the corA gene encoding magnesium/cobalt transporter CorA yields MEEPRITVFAYSEDKFEEKRIKAIKDALNYKDYKVVWVNIESIAYLKDLKEIFKLHDVVIKLILRAKTRSRILILNDYIFVLLYQVYKIKGGLKREKTAIFLKDNFIITVQEQPGDVFNSIRESIRHGELAYRRKGADHLFFALLDAIIENYISILEDVSKQMEEIETKVLKGEGKEVLQKIHGIRRRILFLRRTIFPLLEIFRRLRLEGKEFFSEETQNYLGELYEHVMEILDIIENNREMANGLIDIYYSTLSIRTNEIMRILTVVSTIFIPLTFVTGIYGMNFNPQASPYNMPELNWYYGYPAVLLAMLTIGIGMVYYFKRKGWL; encoded by the coding sequence ATGGAAGAACCTAGAATAACGGTCTTCGCATATTCAGAAGATAAATTTGAAGAAAAACGGATTAAAGCAATAAAAGATGCCCTAAATTACAAAGACTACAAGGTAGTTTGGGTAAACATCGAAAGCATTGCATACCTCAAAGACCTAAAAGAAATTTTTAAGCTTCACGATGTTGTAATTAAGTTGATTCTCCGAGCAAAGACTCGATCCAGAATCTTGATTCTAAACGACTATATCTTTGTTCTACTTTACCAAGTGTATAAGATAAAGGGTGGCTTAAAAAGGGAAAAGACTGCTATCTTTCTGAAGGACAACTTCATAATAACTGTTCAAGAGCAACCTGGAGATGTTTTTAACTCAATTAGAGAGAGCATAAGACATGGTGAATTAGCTTATAGAAGAAAGGGAGCAGATCATTTATTCTTTGCACTTCTCGATGCAATAATTGAGAATTACATTTCAATTTTAGAGGATGTCAGTAAACAGATGGAGGAGATAGAGACCAAGGTTCTAAAAGGTGAAGGAAAAGAAGTACTTCAGAAGATCCACGGAATTAGGAGGAGAATATTATTCCTAAGAAGAACTATATTTCCCCTGCTGGAGATATTTAGACGGTTAAGGCTAGAAGGAAAGGAATTCTTTAGTGAAGAGACGCAGAATTATCTCGGAGAGCTTTATGAGCATGTTATGGAAATACTTGACATCATTGAAAACAACAGAGAAATGGCCAATGGCCTAATTGACATTTATTATTCAACACTTTCAATAAGAACGAACGAAATCATGAGAATCCTCACCGTTGTCTCCACGATCTTCATACCTCTAACTTTCGTAACTGGAATATATGGAATGAACTTCAACCCACAGGCTTCCCCATATAATATGCCAGAACTTAACTGGTACTACGGCTATCCCGCAGTGCTTTTAGCAATGCTGACCATAGGTATCGGAATGGTGTACTACTTTAAGAGGAAAGGGTGGCTATAA